The proteins below come from a single Sorghum bicolor cultivar BTx623 chromosome 4, Sorghum_bicolor_NCBIv3, whole genome shotgun sequence genomic window:
- the LOC8070553 gene encoding expansin-B3, giving the protein MSAQCKLVALGALIFFLLVSYGSCTRIVNFNASHITADPYWVAARATWYGAPTGAGPYDNGGACGFKNVNLPPFSAMTSCGNQPLFKDGKGCGSCYQIRCVNHPACSGNPETVMITDMNYYPVAKYHFDLSGTAFGAMAQPGRNNELRHAGIIDIQFRRVPCIYPGQTVTFHIEHGSNPNYLAVLVEFEDGDGDVVQVDIMEANSGWWTPMRESWGSIWRMDSKRRLQGPFSLRITNESGERLVAYQVIPANWAPNTYYRSNIQYEAFGSAAGQAIGFGSAVGLVISSAAGLHTVITGIIGLICLVLYHLHGIEVPQF; this is encoded by the exons ATGTCTGCCCAGTGCAAGCTGGTTGCGCTTGGTgcactgatcttcttccttcttgTCTCGTATGGCTCATGCACTAGGATCGTCAACTTTAATGCCTCCCACATCACGGCGGATCCCTACTGGGTGGCTGCCAGGGCCACTTGGTATGGTGCGCCAACCGGCGCTGGCCCCTACGACAACG GTGGCGCTTGTGGGTTCAAGAATGTGAACCTGCCTCCTTTCTCGGCCATGACATCGTGCGGCAACCAGCCCCTGTTCAAGGATGGCAAGGGCTGTGGCTCGTGCTACCAG ATACGATGCGTCAACCACCCCGCGTGCTCTGGCAACCCGGAGACGGTGATGATCACCGACATGAACTACTACCCAGTCGCTAAGTACCACTTTGACCTCAGCGGCACGGCGTTTGGTGCCATGGCACAGCCCGGCCGCAACAACGAGCTCCGCCACGCCGGCATCATCGACATCCAGTTCAGGAG GGTGCCCTGCATCTACCCCGGGCAGACGGTGACCTTCCACATCGAGCACGGCTCAAACCCCAACTACTTAGCAGTGCTTGTCGAGTTCGAAGACGGCGATGGCGATGTGGTCCAGGTGGACATCATGGAGGCCAACTCCGGGTGGTGGACGCCGATGCGGGAGTCGTGGGGATCCATCTGGAGGATGGACTCCAAGCGCCGGCTGCAGGGGCCCTTCTCGCTGCGCATCACCAACGAGTCCGGCGAGAGGCTGGTGGCTTACCAGGTCATCCCGGCGAACTGGGCGCCCAACACCTACTACCGCTCCAACATCCAGTATGAGGCTTTTGGCTCTGCTGCTGGACAGGCTATTGGCTTTGGCTCTGCTGTTGGACTGGTCATTAGCTCTGCTGCTGGACTGCACACGGTAATTACCGGCATCATTGGCTTGATCTGTTTGGTATTGTATCATTTGCATGGGATTGAGGTGCCTCAGTTTTAA
- the LOC8070554 gene encoding NAC domain-containing protein 79, with the protein MEHDVHHHHHQQPEEAMELPPGFRFHPTDEELITHYLARKAADPRFAPRAVGVADLNKCEPWDLPYRATMGEKEWYFFCVKDRKYPTGLRTNRATESGYWKATGKDREIFRGKALVGLKKTLVFYTGRAPRGGKTGWVMHEYRLHGKHAAAAAAASSSSSLIPSVRAGASKDDWVLCRVFKKSIEPPSSVAGGSKRSSSSVACMGMEDVVGPSRSMADDFAASTLPPLMDVSGGSGGNMSLSAAAAAAASIELTTPPAPHVTCFSNTLEGHFLTPPTCLLPSAAATASPFLASMAQYDGDAGVGGMVHELLQEAGGWYSKLGERERLSGGASQDTGVTSEVNPAEISSTRHHMDHEASFWGF; encoded by the exons ATGGAGCACGAcgtgcaccaccaccaccatcagcaGCCGGAGGAGGCCATGGAGCTGCCGCCGGGGTTCCGATTCCACCCCACCGACGAGGAGCTCATCACGCACTACCTCGCCAGGAAGGCCGCCGACCCCCGCTTCGCCCCGCGCGCCGTCGGCGTGGCCGACCTCAACAAGTGCGAGCCATGGGACCTGCCAT ATCGGGCGACGATGGGGGAGAAGGAGTGGTACTTCTTCTGCGTCAAGGACCGCAAGTACCCGACGGGGCTGAGGACGAACCGGGCCACCGAGTCCGGCTACTGGAAGGCGACGGGTAAGGACAGGGAGATCTTCAGGGGCAAGGCCCTCGTCGGCTTGAAGAAGACGCTCGTCTTCTACACGGGGAGGGCTCCCAGGGGCGGCAAGACCGGCTGGGTCATGCACGAGTACCGCCTCCATGGCaagcacgccgccgccgccgccgccgccagcagcagcagcagcctcaTCCCGTCGGTCAGAGCTGGCGCGTCAAAG GACGACTGGGTGCTGTGCAGGGTGTTCAAGAAGAGCATCGAGCCGCCGTCGTCAGTGGCCGGCGGCAGCAAGAGGTCATCATCATCGGTTGCGTGCATGGGGATGGAGGACGTCGTGGGGCCGTCCAGGTCCATGGCGGACGACTTCGCCGCGTCCACGCTGCCCCCGCTGATGGACGTgtccggcggcagcggcggcaacATGTCACtttcagcggcggcggcggctgcggcgtCCATCGAGCTGACGACGCCACCGGCACCACACGTGACCTGCTTCTCCAACACGCTGGAGGGCCACTTCCTGACCCCACCAACCTGCCTCctcccctccgccgccgccaccgcctcgCCGTTCCTGGCGAGCATGGCGCAGTACGACGGCGACGCGGGCGTGGGCGGCATGGTGCACGAGCTCCTGCAGGAGGCCGGCGGGTGGTACAGCAAGCTGGGCGAGAGGGAGCGGCTGAGCGGCGGCGCGTCGCAGGACACCGGCGTCACCTCGGAGGTGAACCCCGCCGAGATCTCCTCGACGCGGCACCACATGGATCACGAGGCCTCCTTTTGGGGCTTCTGA
- the LOC8070555 gene encoding transcription factor MYB16, giving the protein MGRSPCCEKEAGLKKGPWTPEEDQKLLAFIEQHGHGCWRSLPAKAGLRRCGKSCRLRWTNYLRPDIKRGKFTLQEEQTIIQLHALLGNRWSSIATHLPKRTDNEIKNYWNTHLKKRLAKMGIDPVTHKPRADLGASSGSAAGAGAGARYRAAAHLSHTAQWESARLEAEARLAREAKLRAIVSPPPAPAPGPGTGPAFISGLESPTSTLSFSESAQLFANAPPHDTHGTPRHALTPPRSYEEAFGELQPQQQRFGDAAAPGFVLAGVLLDSSVAGADQQRFAASSTDASVSVSEQQEEEDKGYWSSILNMVNSSMSSSSSSLTSDAVTDPAMYLPAAAAAEF; this is encoded by the exons ATGGGGAGGTCGCCGTGCTGCGAGAAGGAGGCAGGGCTGAAGAAGGGCCCGTGGACGCCCGAGGAGGACCAGAAGCTGCTCGCCTTCATCGAGCAGCACGGCCACGGCTGCTGGCGCTCGCTGCCGGCCAAGGCCG GGCTGCGGCGGTGCGGCAAGAGCTGCCGGCTCCGGTGGACCAACTACCTGCGGCCGGACATCAAGCGGGGCAAGTTCACGCTCCAGGAGGAGCAGACCATCATCCAGCTCCACGCTCTCCTCGGCAACAG GTGGTCATCGATCGCGACGCACCTGCCCAAACGCACGGACAACGAGATCAAGAACTACTGGAACACGCACCTCAAGAAGCGGCTCGCCAAGATGGGCATCGACCCCGTCACGCACAAGCCCCGCGCCGACTTGGGCGCCTCCTCCGGCTCTGCTgcaggcgccggcgccggcgcgcgcTACAGGGCCGCCGCGCACCTCAGCCACACGGCGCAGTGGGAGAGCGCGCGCCTCGAGGCCGAGGCGCGCCTGGCGCGCGAGGCCAAGCTGCGCGCCATCGTctcgccgccgcccgcgcccgcgccaggGCCAGGGACAGGGCCGGCGTTTATCAGCGGGCTCGAGTCGCCGACGTCGACTCTGAGCTTCTCCGAGAGCGCGCAGCTGTTCGCTAACGCGCCGCCGCACGACACCCACGGCACGCCGCGCCACGCCCTGACGCCGCCGCGCTCTTACGAGGAGGCGTTCGGGGAGCtgcagccgcagcagcagcgcTTCGGCGACGCAGCCGCGCCGGGCTTCGTCCTTGCCGGCGTCCTTCTCGACAGCTCTGTCGCCGGCGCGGATCAGCAGAGGTTCGCAGCCTCGTCGACGGACGCCAGCGTCAGCGTCAGTGAGCAGCAGGAGGAAGAGGACAAGGGCTACTGGAGCAGCATACTGAATATGGTCAATTCTTCCATgtcgtcgtcttcgtcctcGTTGACCTCCGACGCTGTCACGGACCCCGCCATGTActtgccggcggcggcggcggcggagttcTGA